The Rattus rattus isolate New Zealand chromosome 8, Rrattus_CSIRO_v1, whole genome shotgun sequence genome contains the following window.
CTCACAGTATAGAGTGAGCAGCCAGAAGGCGCAACGAAACTGGACTTATTACATGGAACTGAAGCCCCCTGCACTAGAATGCCATCTTTGGGAAGGCCCTAAGGCCGTTTTCACTAAGAGTATAAAATATATGTCAAAAAGGATGTGTACTGGTGTCTGAGGTGCATAGGCCTGTGGTCCCAAGTACACAGGGCTATGGGGATCAGACAGCAACTCAGATCTCATCTTCGtgtgccttctttctttcctgtctgtccgtcttttttcttctctcattctttcGACAGTATCTttcagtggcctggaactcatgtgATGGTCTGGGCCAACTGGCCAATGAACCTCCAAGATTCTCCCCTACTTTCCCACTGCTGTAGTTACAGTCACTGTGTTTTACATAGTAACTGAAGATTGCAAGAAAACTGGGCTACCTCCCCCGCCACCACCACTCCCAAGTCgccttaaggtttttatttttattcctttcacTCATTACATCCTAACTAAAGATTCCCCTCCCTgacctcttcctgtctctccctcaccTCCATTCTCCCTCAGACCCACCCCTTATCCTGCCTCCCctcagacaaagcagtcctcccagggacatcaaccaaactcTGCTACAATAAAACCAGGCATATACCATCATCACATCACGACTCAGTACAAGGAAAAGGGTCgcacaagcaggcaaaagagtcagggacaccTCCACCCTTTCCCAttgttaggattcccacaagaacaccaagtttCACCCATAACATATATTCAAAGGACCCAGGTCAGACCCTCACAGGCTGCCTGGTCTCTGCATGCCACCCTGAGTCCCAGTCAGTTGATTTTGTGGACCATGTTCTCCTGCTGTGtccctgacccctctggttcctctGATTCTTCCTACTCCTCCTCAGCAGGACTCCCAGAGCTCCACCTAATGTCTGTCTGTATGACTCTGcgtctgctcccatcagttgttCGATGAACTCTCTGTGGTGCTAGGCTCTGGTTCCAGAACactctgcaggcaggacaaactgtaAGTGGAAATTGTGTGACTGGATTGGTGCCCCAGTGCCTCTTtgaggccttgcctggttacaaaaGATGGCCGATTCAGGCTCCATGTCTCTGTCACTGGCGGTCTTTGTTAGGGTTACTCTTGGACTTTCCACTGCGCTAGGTTTCTACGTTGCCCCCAAAACGCCTCCCAAATCCAGTCTTTTCTTCCAGTATTTTCCCCTCCCTCACTACTCGAACCCTTTGTTCCCACCCATCCAGTTCATCAGCTGAATCTACTCTCTTtacccttcccagggagatccttgTGTCCCTCCTTAACCCACTGAACATGTGTGATTAGCTAGCCTTCTGTGAGATCATTCTTTAGTTTTTATAATTCTAATCTCAACCTTCTCGGGTTGCTCCTCAGTTTACAAACAACACATAGTTAAAAATCTCACATGATAGGAACTCTGTTCTAGGATTGCACCTTGCCTTAATGAACTGCATATGCCTGCTTGCTTTATGCTATAAATATTCAGTACCTTTTATAAATAATaacttacttaaaaataaacaggacTCCTTAGCCCCGAGCTATTAATCTCCTGCAGGTGTGGTAGCCTAAAGTAGAGTTCATTTATCCACCAAAATCAATCCTGGGAGGCACACCCTTTCATGGTTAGTCAACCATAGTCACAACCATAGCCTCTGATCCACAAGAACCATCAGCAGGATGTGCCATCACCAATAAAGGAATGACTCAAACACACATGAGGCATCTCGTAACGAGTTGACTCAGCACCTCAGGCACAGTTAGGAATCTGCCCGGCTAACAAGCTCTATCAGTTAACAACtcgggaataaaataaaaagaagcttaCTGCCCGAGTGAAGTACACATAAAAACTGAGACCTGGTACAGGGTTATCCACACCACATGGAAAGCAATCATGGGGTGAAATTACACACTTGCTCAGGTCTATCTAGCTGACTTGGTCTCAGTCTGTCGACCTCTTTGTCTCTCGAATTTTCAGGTTGGCATATTCTCTGTGTAGTACCTACACTAAGCCACAAATTGATTTAGCTGGCCAAGGGCACACATCCCTCACCCAAGCTGTGGCTCAAAGGCCTCAGAGCCTCCTGGTTAAAGAGGTCTGGGTGTAGATGGTACGAAAAAGTCACCACTACATTTTTTGACTTAACTACAGGCTTTCTGTATTTGAAGAACACTCTGCTTGGTCAAGGGAGGAAACTGCTTATTAGCAATGATATGTGAAGAGAAAGGGCTTGAAATGCACTGTAAACCTCAGTCTAGCTCAtttgtattttgggagaaaggaaaagaataaaaattaaaaagcaaaaaggaagatAGAGGTAGAAGgagtattttcatttaatatgcAATTAACTGATTTCTGTTTGACAAGTCTTTACTACAGAGCCAGTATATGCTGATAGTGATCATTCTGAAACGGAGAGTGTCCGTGTTGACTGCTTTCTCAGTACTTCTTACCCAAGGACTCGAGCAATGAAGACTCTGCCATTACAGCTTCCTAGGCAGCAGTCCTCAGTCACATTGGAATCTCTTTCCATTAAACTGTTCACTCCTTGCCTGCCaaaggcacattttaaaaattacgcTGCTTTCAAAATatctaattttgttgttgttgttgttgttgtagctgttgacgggaggaatttcttttctgatccagtttacttggagttctgtaggcttcttgtctgtttatgggcatctctttctttagtttagggaagttttcttccataattttgttgaaaacatttactAGCCCTTCAGGttaggagtcttcattctcttctatacctaatatccttaggtttgatcttctcattgtgtcctggatttccggATGTTTTGGGATAgcagctttttgcattttacattctctttgatggttgtgtcaatgttttctatggtaccttctgcccctgagatcctctcttctatctcttgtattctgttggtgatgcttgcatctatgactcctgatctcttccctaggttttctatctccagggttctctccctttgtgctttctttattgtttctgttttcatttttaaattctggacggttttgttcaattccttcacccgtttggttatgttttcctataattctttaagggattttttttgtttcctctttaagagcttctacttgtttacttgtgttgtcctgctttttttccaaatatctaaatattttacaaacattAATTACCCACTCAGTTCCTTTTCCTCTTTATAAACACAGAAGCCACATCCTTGAGATTAGGCATTCTTTCAAGTTTAGTAGGTTGAGAGATTCACTGATGTAAGCTATCCTCTTCATCCTATGAATGCACTTGCAGTCACTCAGATTAAAATTAGCACCCACGTGAGTCATGCTTAGTGACCTAAACACCCTATAAAAGAGTAGCCACTAAAGGGAAGATATGGAAGTTAGGTGCTACAGAAGGTAAAGGCTGTCTCTATGGAGCCACTGGCCATCCTGGTGCTGCTGTGCTTGCCGATCTGCTCAGCATATCCTCTGCATGGGGCAGTGAGACAAGACCACTCAACCATGGATCTTGCTCAGGTAATCAGTCAGTGGCGGGGATCCACTTTAGCCAAATGGAGGCATACCCAAACCCCTTAGTCTTCCTACAGGAGCAGTTAAGTCAATTAGAAGTTGTGTTGGAAAATATCAAAGTGTAAGAGGTAGAAACTCCATCTTAACAGAAAAGAGGCAAGAAGGAAGCATAGTTACTCGGGGTAAATAACAGCAGCATATGTGAGGACACTAGGAAATGGATGAGGTCGCTCCTGTGTTAGAATTATATAACTTAAAATACTTTAAGAGAGAGGACATGATATTATTTATCTCCTACAATTTCAAGAAACAAAGTATActctaatttttcatttgtgaaaAAATGAGTTTATCCAACATACTCAACATTGACAGGTTTGTGTTAATGATGGAAATAAAAAGCTTAGATATAAATAGATTACTATTTAATGCGCTCATATACTCATGCCAACATATTTACTTTGGTAGCAAATTAAATtgcaatgaaataataaaatgaggCATCTTAGcaggaaaaaatcaaatgaagaacTATGTCTTCTTTCACTAAACTGGGGATAAGTAAAATCGATCTTGAGATTTGTATAAGTGTTTACATTTCATAGCAATCATTCTAAAACTATGCTTGTTGTTCCACTAGCAATACCTAGAAAAATACTACAACTTtagaaaaaatgagaaacaattttacaaaagaaaggaCAGTAGTTCTGTTgtcaaaaaaattcaagaaatgcAGAAGTTCCTTGGGCTGGAGATAACAGGGGAGCTGGACTCGAACACTGTGGAGCTGATGCACAAGCCCCGGTGTGGTGTTCCCGACGTTGGTGGCTTTAGTACCTTTCCAGGTTCGCCCAAATGGAGGAAAAACCACATCTCCTACAGGTAACGGCTCCAGAATAttcacacagaattaaaaaatgtGTCGAAAGCCTCACAGAAACAAAGATTACCTTCTCTGATTTCTCTCATCCAGGATTGTGAATTATACACTGGATTTGCCAAAAGAGAGTGTGGATTCTGCCATTGAGAGAGCTTTGAAGGTCTGGGAGGAGGTGACCCCACTCACATTCTCCAGGATCTCTGAAGGAGAGGCTGACATAATGATCTCCTTTGCAGTTGGAGGTAATGCAGATGTATAGTCATTCATCTGATATTTGGGTTGTTCAGGCCACTCAAACAAAATACCTCACATTGGGAAATCTGTAAACAACACAAATGTATCGTTCAGACTTCCAGaacctgagaaaataaaataaaggggtgGTCAGACTCCGGCTGGTGTGTTCTTAGGTGGCACCTATATTACCTCCTATGGCAAAAGCAGATGAGGGCCCCCCTCCAACTTCTTTCCCCTAGGCACTGAGCATCCACAGAGACTCACACCCTGGCCATCTTCTAAAGACCATGACTGCCTAGCATTCCTGTCATACAGAAGATTACATTTAGACATCTGGAGTTTGAGAGAAATCAATAGTCAAGTCACACAgcccctctgctctctttctgaAAAGGGGCTAGAGGAAACTCTAATACTTacatttctgtacattttttccCATCAGAACATGGAGACTTTTACCCTTTTGATGGCGTGGGACAGAGTCTGGCTCATGCCTACCCACCTGGCCCTGGATTTTATGGAGATGCTCACTTCGATGATGATGAGAAATGGTCACTGGGACCCTCAGGTAGGATGGGGTCATATATGAGTTTTCTAAAAATAGCTTGATCATCTAGAGCAAGTCTCAAATGGAATGTTCTGCTAGCTGCACTTTCTGATTAGCTGTGTGGCAAACTGACGCGTTATTCATCTAACTATCACTAATGAACCATGGAAGCTGATTCCTTCTTTGCCCCCAAGTACAATATAGTGGGTGCCATCCGACAGGATTTAAGTAGAAGCTATTCACCACTGTTGACCACCCCTATAATAGAGGAGTAGTGATTAATGAATGAATGCCATTGAGTAAGTTGAGCCCCTCCATGTTGCCCTGAGCTCTCAGAGAAGCAAACATTAACTGAAGTTAGTCCTTACTAACTGGGCAGCCCTGCAGCATGTGCCATGTGATATGATCTGCTTTTGTTTGAACaacatttcttctctttaattGCATGAACCCCTGCTTGGTACTCAGTGCCAACAGAGCCCTTTCAGGTCTGAGTCCAGCTGTGTTCATGGCAGAAACCAGTAATAGATGTTTCTGTTCATACTGAGTTGTGTGGTCTTCCGATGGCACTTCCAATTACCACACAGctaattttctctaaaatttagTTTTGGGAAGTTTCATAAATGTGATGCACTGTGAATTTATCTGTTCCATTAACTTAaggatatttttataataatcagaTGTTCATGATGGTGATGAAATTCTCCATGGTTTTGTTACTTCAGAAGTTGAAGAATATATAAACAACTTGTGATTGATTTAAACTGTGGTTAAATGCAGCTCATTACTAAATCTTAACAATAGCTTCTGGTTTCTAGACAATAAAGATTGCTGTTTCTTGCATGTGAATCATTTTGGTCCAGCCAAAGAAATCTCTTTGCAAACAGGGCTTAACACTGTAGATACAGGAAGAGCTATCTTAAGCGAGAGGACAACTACAGAGCAGTTAGTGAAACACTGTCTTATACACTGACTTCAAGTCAACTGTGAACATCTGACTAGTAGGCAGCGTGCCATCGAGTGAGcccacaaagaaggaaaaatcagTGTGGAATCCCAAGGACGCCCTGTATGGTTGGCATGAGCAATACGTGCTTGTTTACGGAATAGTAACTGCTAAACTCTGAACATTTGTGGTTTCTCAAACAGGGACCAATTTATTCCTGGTTGCTGCACATGAACTTGGTCACTCCCTGGGTCTCTTTCACTCAAACAACAAAGAATCTCTGATGTACCCAGTCTACAGGTTCTCCACGAGCCAAGCCAACATTCGCCTTTCTCAGGATGATATAGAGGGCATTCAATCCCTCTATGGTGAGCATGAAGAAAAAGAGGCCTGGGGTGGGCTTGCTttagtcagtgctctttaagAATGTGATTCAGTAAGTCTCAGGAAAGCtttgtttttattagtgtgtgtgtgtgtgagagagagagagggggggagggagagagagcgagtgagcgctatgcatgcctgtgtgtgtatactacGGCATACATGTGAAGGTCAACCTGTGGGAGTGGGTTATCTCCTTTGACCATATGTGTCTTGTGTGGTGATGACATGAGACATCCCAAGTTGTCAGGCCTCCAGCAGGTTCCTTTActaccagctgagccttctctctggcccCAGGATCAAATATCTACACACTGTTTCATCTCAAAACACCATGAAGAAGTTTGGATAGTTTGTAAATTGTTTCATGCTTCCCTAACCTACTAATACTTGCTTTTTCTAAACTTCTCTCCCTTCAGGAGCCCGCCCCTCCTCTGATGCCACAGTGGTTCCTGTGCCCTCCATCTCTCCAAAACCTGAGACCCCAGTCAAATGTGATCCTGCTTTGTCCTTTGATGCAGTCACCATGCTGAGAGGGGAATTCCTATTCTTTAAAGACAGGTTAGACAAAAACATTTTCCTAGCTACTCTCCTGGTATTCAatgctcaaaaagaaaaataaacttgaaatTAGATACAATGAATGTATagaataaatgtaatataataaaCAATACATTTCAGGCGTGTTTTAAAATCATTCAGCTCTGGTTTaaagagtattttttaaagaCCCCCTTGGCATTGtccagaatattttttttagacTCCCAGATGATTATTTTTGGAAAGTAGAATGTAAGATCCATACAATCAGGGAAGTCtgtcccttatttttatttttcatttcttatatatCATAACTCATAGAACTTCTAAAAGCACCAGCCATCTTTAGAACAAGACAAGTATCTTTATTCTTGTTAGGAAGTGCTATTATTTCAAttaattcattttagaaaatatgatTCATGTGCATGCAGAATTCTCAAGTAGTATCAAAAGATATAAGAACAATCCCTTCCATTTGTGCTGTCCCTGAGCCCTACCTATGTGTACCTCCTGCCACCAATTTTTTGGACTGACTTCCAAGGTcctcacattttaaaagataaatgtcattttaaaaattcttaaaatatataatattttacatactCTTGAGTGGAATCGAGCTGAGGAATTTTATTGGAACAGGGTGAACGTTCCTGTTAACCTGGGCTGTATCCACTGCCTGGAATCTCATGTAGAACTCCAGGGCACACTGCTGCTGCAGATGAAGCAGCATCAAGCAGAAGGCTGTTCCCCAGGCTtagtgtttttaaagagaaagactaTTGTGGCTTTCATATATTACAGGCACTTCTGGCGCAGAACCCAGTGGAATCCCGAGCCTGAATTCCATTTGATTTCAGCATTTTGGCCCTCTCTTCCTTCAGGCTTAGATGCTGCCTATGAGGCAAATAACAAGGACAGAGTTCTGATTTTTAAAGGTAAGAACTGTACAAAAGTTTGTTGAAAGAAATCTTATTACAACACCTTTGCCCTATGAAGTCTCTTCGTTGTATTAAATTTGAGATGTTTTATTGGAATGAGAACAGATCAAAATTGGTGATTTTAAACATTTGTGAacgagcattttaaacaaatctgACCTTCAACAAGTTTGCCTTATAAGGTGAATCTTTCAAGGGAAGTCTTAGAAGTGTAGACCAAGTGGTCATTATAAGAAATGGTTATAATAACTCATAGGGAATAAGTAATTGATataaatacagaataaatatataaaaatgaactcAGAAAAGACAGTGAATCTGTTCATCTGTTTTTTCATTTACTGTTTACTCATTCACAAAGTATCatttttaaggcaaggtcttaGTATGTACCCCCAGATGATCTCAAACTCACTTACTGTGTAggtaaggctggcctcaaacgcctagaaatccacctgcctctgactccccagtgTCAGGCTTAAAGGTCTGTGCCAACATACTCAACCAGGAACTGTTGTTTTAAATACCTGCGATGTCCTAAGCACATTGGCAGTTATGAAAAAACAAGACTTCGGCTTTCATCTTTATTGCAACAATTCACTATTCTCATTTCTAAAACCAATTAGCTTCATTCGAACCaattttcttgggtgtggttacTCAACAGGAAGTCAGTTCTGGGCAGTCCGAGGAAATGAAGTCCAAGCAGGTTACCCAAAGGGGATCCACACTCTTGGCTTTCCTCCCACTGTGAAGAAGATCGATGCAGCTGTttttgaaaaggagaagaagaagacgTATTTCTTTGTAGGTGACAAATACTGGAGGTGAGTTACACTGGGCAACTCTGCTTAGAGCACAATTCCGGAGGTTAGTTCTCTCTTTTGAAGGATTCCTGCATGCCTTCTAATGTTCCCAAAATTCAAATTTTCTGATTAAGTAAAAGACAATGATTCAACTTGACAAACACAAAGGGCTTTTCCAGTGTGCATCACTGGCCATGAGGAATAGTGAACTGGAGGGCCACAGGCACACTGCCTTCCCCTGCCACTGTCCCTCATCTTAAGGCTGCTCTCAAAGCCTGGTGCAGCAGACTGGAGGCTCTACCAGGATGATCCTAGTGTGGTACAAACCAAGAGTCTATTTTTAGCCAAGTGTCATAACTTAGCTTTCATCTTCTGTTTATATAGATTCTATGCATTATGACAGGTAGTCCATGGGGTCTGTGTCCAGGCTTAGAAAATTGACCTTAGGTACATACGTGGAATCTGTATAAACTTTAGCATGATGTCCCTGTTTCAGGAGCTCATTCATTACTCTATGAGAGATGCTTGCAAGCCCAGGAAGTGTGAATGTTACCATACCCTCCTACACAAAAACTACTTAGCACTGCACAATTAGAAAAGTTATCCTAGGATCCCATGCAGGATTGTTAGCAGCACATCACACTGAGTCAATGGGACTTGTCACAGTATGGATCTGTATTTTTTCATTTGCTGTAGATTTGATGAGACAAGACAGCTTATGGACAAAGGCTTCCCGAGACTGATAACAGATGACTTCCCAGGAATCGAGCCACAAGTTGATGCTGTGTTACATGCATTTGGTAAGAAGCACTTCATACCATTGACAACAAGGGTATTTTGGGTATTTTATGGTATCACAGTTAAATGTATGCTGGGCTGTTTGAAATATTCTTAGACTTTCATATAAAACTGTTACAATAAATATTTGCCcacaaaattttaatatttcctaAAACTTATCAAAGTATACATAAAATTGACTGATCAAAACTTGATGAGGTAATTAATGTCAATAATTAAGTGAGAAATTGAAAAGCTTTCAAATCATTTGCTTTGTATCTTTTTATCTCAAATCCTTAAAATTGTTAACTTTGTAATTGATGCAAATTTCGTCTAAAGTtttcgttttttctttttaacaatttcCAAGGTTCTGTTCTATAACACTAGGACATTCTCAAAGGGAAGTCATTGTCTTTCTGACCACTATGTCAATAGGAGATACAGCCAACTGTGACAGGTGTCCTACTGTCCTGGCTGGTGGCTGGTAGCATTCTCCACCAAGTTTTCTTGCCTTTTCCTCAACTGTGTCTGGGATTCTGTTGCAATCTGAAATTATTCACATTCTTCACTAGGAAATAGATAATAGGTTCATTTCATgtgctcaaaggaaaaaatttgaTTGCTGGTAATGAtttatgggaaaacaaaacattcactCAATCCCTCTGAGGGTATACCTGGAGGGGTCTGCTAAGCTTCAGTTATGATACTCAGGACACCACTGACAGTAATATTAAAGTAACTTTCcataatatacataaaaagaaaatgaaccttGGATAAATTTCATCAT
Protein-coding sequences here:
- the Mmp10 gene encoding stromelysin-2, yielding MEPLAILVLLCLPICSAYPLHGAVRQDHSTMDLAQQYLEKYYNFRKNEKQFYKRKDSSSVVKKIQEMQKFLGLEITGELDSNTVELMHKPRCGVPDVGGFSTFPGSPKWRKNHISYRIVNYTLDLPKESVDSAIERALKVWEEVTPLTFSRISEGEADIMISFAVGEHGDFYPFDGVGQSLAHAYPPGPGFYGDAHFDDDEKWSLGPSGTNLFLVAAHELGHSLGLFHSNNKESLMYPVYRFSTSQANIRLSQDDIEGIQSLYGARPSSDATVVPVPSISPKPETPVKCDPALSFDAVTMLRGEFLFFKDRHFWRRTQWNPEPEFHLISAFWPSLPSGLDAAYEANNKDRVLIFKGSQFWAVRGNEVQAGYPKGIHTLGFPPTVKKIDAAVFEKEKKKTYFFVGDKYWRFDETRQLMDKGFPRLITDDFPGIEPQVDAVLHAFGFFYFFRGSSQFEFDPNARTVTHTLKSNSWLLC